AAATCCGAACAGAACAGTCTGTGTGTATACCTTACTGAAAGAAGGATGGCATCCATAATCCCCAATGCTTCAGGCGCCGACTTGCACCTCCCTTCTATCCTAACCTTCTTGTCTCTCACAAGGGGTAAAAGACACCGTGCCCACTCATTTGGTATTCTACCAATCTGCCACAAGAACCACACATAAATATAAACCATAACACAACAAATTAAAAGAACTTGACTTTGAACACACCTCTCCTGAATCCTTTGTAGAGAACCTAACGATATCAGAAGCATTACGCGAAGCTGGCCTTCCCCTTCCAAAGCGCTTCACAGGCGTCGTGGTCTGAGAGTTCGACGCTTTACTACTCGGAAACGTGAACAACAACTCATCACCAGCCTTCAATCTCCTCCCTTTACACGTCGACAACCCCGACAACTCGGAACATCCCACGAACCACCAACACTCATCCCCTGAAACACtctcatcttcctcctcctccacgcGATGATTCGCTCCTCCTTTACTTAAAGGACATGACTTTAAGCCTTCCTCCACTCTCTTCCCTCCATTAACGCCCCTCGGGGCAGGATTAACGGCGGCGGCGGGGGCGGCGGGGGCTGTGTCGTTAGTTTTGCTGAAACAGGGAGTGTCGAAGATTATATTGATAGCAGCCGTCGGATCGAGATTCGCCATGTGCAGGGCTCTGATAATGTCCATGTCTGAGTAATCGGAGCCCACGACTGATCTGACGGTGGAGAGCAGATGGTCTGAAACTTTCGTCCCCATTTCGAAACCCTAGAGTTCAATTTTGTTTTAGGAACTTTCAAAATTGGAGAAATTGACTGATGGGTTGTTGCTAAATACGGCGGAGGAGGATACCCTTTAGAGAAAGGAGGCGGATTGGTGAACAGCGGTGGACGAAATCAATCGGAGACTCCAGAAAGGCGCGTAAAGTAGTCTGCGATAGCGACGGGGTCTCTCCACATTCCCgccattatatttttatttttctctttattttaaagtgtgaaaatataaatgtaaatcaCGCGCAACGACGTCGTTTTGCAGCTATCCAACGGGTCTGGATCCGGGTTAACCTTATCCGGGCGACGTGTCTCTCCAGAATCCAACTTCCCgccaatattttatttttattttaaagtgaTGTGATTAAAAGTAAATTACATAAACGACGACGTTTTGTAGATATCCAAGCGGGTTTTGATCCGGGTAACCCAATTACCGAGTTGAACTCGTTTTCACAAATAGACTAAACTCAGAAAGTGAGAAAGTGCAAGTTGAGCcattcgtctctctctctctctctctctctcgacacGATTGAAAgctcatctctttctctctctccttctggGTTATCAGAGTCTAGCAAGCGTTTAAAGTTCTCTCCTTTCATCTCCATTTCAAAGCTCAAAAGTGAAATCAAAATTCTTAGATTTTGATGCGATTATTGAAATCAAAGAGCTTGCTTTGAAAGAGGGTTGAGGAGGTAAATTTAGATCTGGTGGGATTGGATGGAAGGGAAGGTGGGTAGACCTAGAGGTAGGCCAAGGAAACGCACAAGGCCAGAGGATCAAAATGGTGTCTCTAACCGAGGGAAGAGGATTGCTttggagatgatgaaaccgTTAGTGCCAAGATCCTTACTTTGTAGCTATGTGTTGAAAGATTTTGATGAGAGCAGAGTCTCTCTTGGGAAGGTAGTTTCGTATAGTTCTGGGCTGTACAGAGTTGAGTACGAGGATGGTGATTCTGAAGATTTGAAAAGTTGTTATCTTCGCCGGTTAATTATAGAGGATAGTTACTTTGACGATGAGTTGCGTTGTAGAAGAGATAAACTAGATGAGTATATACTCAAGGAGGATGAAAAGAAGAAGCTGCAAATGCAAAATCAAGTAAATGGAGCTGAGGTGCCTACGTTTACTAGCTCAGGCTCTGTGGCAGAAGAGGAAGGTGGTGATTCATCTTGTGGGTTACCTGAGTGTGAAGAAGATAGCAGAGATCCAGATTTGGTAACTGTGTCTCCTCTTGTTCCAGATTTGCCTTGTTCGTCAGGAACGATTGGTGTCCCTGAGGAGGGTGTAATGCATCTGTTATCTGTATACGGGTTCTTGAGATCATTCAGTGTTCAGTTATATATCTACCCGTTTGGGCTTGATGAGTTTGTGGGAGCGTTGAATTTCTTAGGACCGAATACGTTGCTGGATGCCGTTCATGTTGCGTTGATGAAGGCAGTCAAGGTTCATCTTGAGAGACTGTCCTCAGAAGAGTCTGTAGTGGCTTCGAACTGCTTGAGGTAAGCGCATACAACTCTTGTCGTTTTGTCTTTGTTAActtattttcttgatttttgacTATCCCATATGCTTAGTAGTTTTCAAGCtcatgaattgttttttttttaattcttttttgcTTCTTCCTATGTATGGCATGCATGCAATAAACCTTTTATACCAGATAGAGATTCTATGGCTTAGAGAGACTTCAAAATAAGCCCCTTAGTCATAGTTTAGGTGGAGCTTGTTTTAGGATCTCTTAGAGTCTCTTAGTGGATAACAATTCAGAGATTTTGTTGCATTGCCATCTGCAGGTGCATTGATTGGAGCTTGCTCGATGCCCTAACTTGGCCTGTTTATTTGGTTCAGTACTTTTCTGCCATGGGACATGCACGTGGGCCTCAGTGGAGTGTTTTCTATGAATTTGCTGTGAAGAAAGAGTATTATTCCCTACCCGTAGTGATGAAGCTGAAGATCCTGCAAATTCTCTGTGACGATGTTTTTGATGTAGCAGATTTAAGAGCTGAAATTGATACGCGAGAAGAATCTGAAGTTGGATATGATCCTGATCGTGTTACTGCTGATCTTCCTGACAATGGACCTAGACGGGTCCACCCTAGATTTGCTAAAACCTCAGCTTGCAAAGAGAAACATCTTAGTAGTGAATTTGTCCCAGTGAACCATGGGAGAAGCTCAATGAACGAGTCAAAAAGTTTGAGTTCAGGATGTACTAATGGTGGTCCTAATGGAGTTAGCTCAGATCTGGATGGAAACAGTGATGAATGTAGGCTCTGCGGCATGGATGGAACGTTGCTGTGCTGTGATGGATGTCCTTTAGCATATCACTCAAGATGCATCGGCGTCCTCAAAATGTATATACCTGACGGGCCGTGGTATTGTCCAGAATGCACTATCAACAAAATGGGGCCAACGATTGCTCATAAAACGTCACTAAGGGGAGCAATATACTTTGGAGTGGATCCACATGGGCGGCTCTTCTTGGGTACATGCAACCACTTACTTGTGTATGCTTTCGTCGCCTTATCTAAGATAATTTTCTTTCCAATTATGGAAATACAACTGATCTTTCAGTTCCATATTCCTTACTTTAATTATATGAGCAACTATTTATTCAAGAATTGTCTAAGAATTTTCTCAAAGTGGAAACGCATATTgctttaattattttgttgtgAACGCTGATgaatatttactttatatatgGCAGGCTTAAAATTTATGCGGATGCAGATATTAAATACTACAGTCTCGCTGACATTCCAAAAGTTGTAATGGTCCTCTTATCTGCAACGAACCATAGACtggaatatatgcatatatgcAAAGCGATCTCACAATACTGGGATCTGCCCGGAGGTGTGATCTCTCATTTAAGTGCACTGGAGACTGATTTAGCTCACATGCAAAAAGAAGGGGATGAAGAGGTGTCAGAGCTGAGTAAGCCCGATAATGCAAGTAGTTCCAGTAGAAATAATATTCAATGCGCATCTGCTTCAGGCTATGTTGGCGATCCTGGTTTGGGTAGATCAAGTGAAACACAGGGGAAGAATCTGCTTGCTGGCGTTATACACAAGGGTTTAACATTTAAACCTCACGCGTACATTAATCACTACACAAATGGAGAATTAGCTGCATCAGCTGCTACTGCTTTGGCTGTCCTATTGTCAGAAGAAACCCACGAGCCTGATCAACAAAAGTTTAGTAATGCCAAGAAAGCTGCCTCAAGTAACATTTTGCTTCAGGTGAAAGCATTTTCGTTAGTAGCCTCGAGTTTCTTCTGGCCAAGTCCTGATAAGAAGGAAATCACCAGGGAAAGGTGTGGTTGGTGTCATTCTTGTAAACTCACATCAGCAAGTAGGAGAGGATGCATGCTAAATGCAGCTGTAACAGGAGCCACCAAAAGTGCTGTGAAAATCTTTAGCGGCCTTTTTCCTCTGAAGAACGGGGAGGGTGTGCTTTCTAGTATTGCAGCATATATACTATACCTAGAGGAAAGCTTACGTGGTCTCATTGTTGGGCCATTTCTCAATGAGAGTCTTAGGAAACAGTGGCGTAAGAAGATAGAGGAGGCCTCAACATGCAAAGTGATGAAAGCTCTCCTGCTTGAAGTAAGTGACgtttttttctgtttatatttgaaaataagtGTACATTTTCTTATCATTTGCGctgtttatattttatgttggcATGATATGTGGTTCATTATGCTTGTTTGCAGCTTGAGGAAAGTATTTGCAGTATTGCTTTGTCAAGCGATTGGCTTAAACTAATGGATGACTGGTTGATAGAACATTCTATGTTTCAAAGCGTTAGAGTTACTGTTGGGGCCACACAGAAACGTGGACCTGGAAAGAGGAGGCAGAGGAACCAGTCTGAAGTTACAGCCGAAGGTTCTAATGATGATAGCTTCACTTGGTGGCGAGGAGGGAAATTATCAAAAGCCATACTACTGAAGGCAGTCTTGTTGAAGCCAATGATACAGAAAGCAGCCTGGCAAGGTAAACCTTCTTTTGGCTGAGCTTTTTGTGCTTGTGGTTTTTTAGGTTATGTTGATATTCAATTTGATTTCACTCTCTGGATGATGCTAAGATGTTTGTTCTTTCATTAGGTGGTGTGAAAAAGTTTCCTGAATTTAATTATGGTGATGGCTCTTACATACCTAAAAGAAGCAGGCGGTCTATTTGGAAAGCTGCAGTTGATAGTAGCAAAAACATTTCACAACTTGCTCTTCAGGTGTGTCTTCTATCATCAATGGTTTTTCAGATGGTTAggtttctttgtttatttgctGTTCCCCTGAAACTCAACTGAATCTGGGCCAGGTTAGGTACCTTGATATGAATATAAGATGGAGTGAACTTGTACGCCCAGAGCAAAACGTGCAAGATGTTAAAACAGGTTCAGAGACAGAGGCCAGTGTCTTTAGGAACGCTAGTATCTGTGACAAAAAGATTATAGATAACAAGGTTAGATATGGAGTTGCCTTTGGAAATCAGAAGCACCTTCCGTCTCGTGTCATGAAGAA
This genomic stretch from Raphanus sativus cultivar WK10039 chromosome 3, ASM80110v3, whole genome shotgun sequence harbors:
- the LOC108845551 gene encoding LOW QUALITY PROTEIN: DDT domain-containing protein PTM (The sequence of the model RefSeq protein was modified relative to this genomic sequence to represent the inferred CDS: deleted 4 bases in 2 codons) produces the protein MEGKVGRPRGRPRKRTRPEDQNGVSNRGKRIALEMMKPLVPRSLLCSYVLKDFDESRVSLGKVVSYSSGLYRVEYEDGDSEDLKSCYLRRLIIEDSYFDDELRCRRDKLDEYILKEDEKKKLQMQNQVNGAEVPTFTSSGSVAEEEGGDSSCGLPECEEDSRDPDLVTVSPLVPDLPCSSGTIGVPEEGVMHLLSVYGFLRSFSVQLYIYPFGLDEFVGALNFLGPNTLLDAVHVALMKAVKVHLERLSSEESVVASNCLRCIDWSLLDALTWPVYLVQYFSAMGHARGPQWSVFYEFAVKKEYYSLPVVMKLKILQILCDDVFDVADLRAEIDTREESEVGYDPDRVTADLPDNGPRRVHPRFAKTSACKEKHLSSEFVPVNHGRSSMNESKSLSSGCTNGGPNGVSSDLDGNSDECRLCGMDGTLLCCDGCPLAYHSRCIGVLKMYIPDGPWYCPECTINKMGPTIAHKTSLRGAIYFGVDPHGRLFLGTCNHLLVLKIYADADIKYYSLADIPKVVMVLLSATNHRLEYMHICKAISQYWDLPGGVISHLSALETDLAHMQKEGDEEVSELSKPDNASSSSRNNIQCASASGYVGDPGLGRSSETQGKNLLAGVIHKGLTFKPHAYINHYTNGELAASAATALAVLLSEETHEPDQQKFSNAKKAASSNILLQVKAFSLVASSFFWPSPDKKEITRERCGWCHSCKLTSASRRGCMLNAAVTGATKSAVKIFSGLFPLKNGEGVLSSIAAYILYLEESLRGLIVGPFLNESLRKQWRKKIEEASTCKVMKALLLELEESICSIALSSDWLKLMDDWLIEHSMFQSVRVTVGATQKRGPGKRRQRNQSEVTAEGSNDDSFTWWRGGKLSKAILLKAVLLKPMIQKAAWQGGVKKFPEFNYGDGSYIPKRSRRSIWKAAVDSSKNISQLALQVRYLDMNIRWSELVRPEQNVQDVKTGSETEASVFRNASICDKKIIDNKVRYGVAFGNQKHLPSRVMKNVIEVEKTEDGNEKFWFAEARVPLYLTKEYEESLHREAVHAPFIKKPSKRLSKLQRKQLKASRANIFSYLASRRDDTEKCSCASCHLDVLLRDATTCSSCQGFCHKECTSMSTTHTAGKVETLVTCKRCYLARARSLININHRHPTTPTVMINGQHQNPVTPVVKTTDKPLVQQSSSPNTRDNNASGVKQITPDSNTAPKSQHKTLSWGVIWRKKNSEDTGASFRHQNVVLAAQSDQPNPGPVCWICKLPYNPGQTYIHCTNCDKWYHIEAIMLEESKIHEVAGFKCCRCRRIRVPDCPFMDPKLKEERQKRNAFFQRQRHKKGNNNTRMDSDSEIMSEPRDSVPSTPSFPLEDAFVPQDLDVEWNVDGSVPEPVRRQVKREDREGNNNISYIDFSMPPESLSCVKPEPTLPVMDWDASDSNNNNNMVKGELTFDYQDMEFEPQTYFSLTELLTADDSDLCNGYGYNEDVSRNTDNPNPQVETMEQWRAFLSDNTKPCQICMHVEPEADLTCQTCNITIHSHCSPWEEESTCTRSNWRCGPCREWM